A genomic region of Enterococcus sp. 12C11_DIV0727 contains the following coding sequences:
- a CDS encoding carboxypeptidase M32, with protein sequence MKEQEFLNEIKEIQLLTEAIGLLEWDSQTGMPEASSDFRGETVGYISGMAFERSVGPKVQEALAYFEDHSEELSEVGLAVYNKVKEDYELNHSIPAERMQAYNTALTNAHAAWLKARKAKDFAEMKNEIQTIVDFLKEFIPYWKKDEATNYDVLLNQYEPGLTVEKLDQIFAQVKAGIMEIRTTVAEKGTVPRTDFLSRQVTKAQQRRFVSGVAEQLGYDFSRGRLDDTVHPFMLALNRKDARITTRWDETDFTMATFGVIHEAGHGIYEQSIDSKYDYTPLATGASMGIHESQSLFNEIIIGSNKQFWQKQFPFFKECTEGTFDDIDFETFYDSLKETKASLVRIEADSLTYPLHIIIRYEIEKMIFNEDVSVADLPQIWNDKYEEYLGIRPENDLEGIVQDVHWSGGSFGYFPSYALGYMYAAQLRHAMGQEIDVDTILASDDYSVIKNWLTEHIHQYGASRKPNQLIMDATGEALNPQYLIDYMKSIYYDVYKITE encoded by the coding sequence ATGAAAGAACAAGAATTTTTAAATGAAATCAAAGAGATCCAATTATTAACTGAAGCGATCGGTTTATTAGAATGGGATAGCCAAACTGGAATGCCAGAAGCAAGTAGTGATTTCCGTGGAGAAACTGTTGGCTATATCTCCGGAATGGCCTTTGAGCGTAGTGTGGGACCAAAAGTCCAAGAAGCATTAGCTTATTTTGAGGACCATTCTGAAGAATTATCAGAAGTCGGCTTAGCTGTGTACAATAAAGTCAAAGAAGATTATGAACTGAATCATAGTATTCCCGCAGAACGGATGCAAGCGTATAACACCGCTTTGACTAATGCTCATGCCGCTTGGCTAAAAGCGCGGAAAGCAAAAGATTTTGCTGAAATGAAAAATGAAATTCAAACAATCGTTGATTTCCTAAAGGAATTTATCCCTTATTGGAAAAAAGATGAAGCCACAAACTATGATGTTTTACTAAATCAATATGAGCCAGGTTTGACTGTTGAAAAATTAGATCAAATTTTTGCTCAAGTAAAAGCTGGAATCATGGAAATTAGAACTACCGTTGCTGAAAAAGGAACTGTTCCACGTACTGATTTCTTATCTAGACAAGTAACGAAAGCGCAACAAAGAAGATTTGTATCAGGTGTTGCAGAGCAGTTGGGCTATGATTTTTCACGTGGACGCTTGGATGATACGGTACATCCGTTTATGTTGGCGTTAAATCGCAAAGATGCACGAATTACGACTCGTTGGGATGAAACTGACTTTACAATGGCAACTTTTGGTGTGATTCATGAAGCTGGTCATGGTATTTATGAGCAAAGCATTGACTCGAAGTATGATTACACACCGCTAGCTACAGGAGCTTCTATGGGAATCCATGAGTCTCAATCGTTATTTAATGAGATTATTATTGGGAGTAATAAGCAATTTTGGCAAAAACAATTTCCATTTTTCAAAGAGTGCACAGAAGGTACCTTTGATGATATTGATTTCGAGACTTTCTACGATTCGTTGAAAGAGACGAAAGCGAGTTTGGTTCGAATCGAGGCAGATAGTCTAACCTATCCTCTGCATATTATTATTCGTTATGAAATTGAAAAGATGATTTTTAATGAGGATGTTTCTGTGGCTGATTTACCACAAATTTGGAATGATAAGTATGAGGAATATCTTGGCATTCGCCCGGAAAATGATTTAGAAGGTATTGTCCAGGATGTTCATTGGTCTGGCGGTAGCTTTGGCTATTTCCCTTCGTATGCTTTAGGTTATATGTATGCAGCGCAACTTCGTCATGCTATGGGACAAGAGATCGATGTAGATACTATTTTAGCTAGTGATGATTATTCAGTGATCAAGAACTGGTTAACAGAGCATATCCATCAATATGGTGCATCAAGAAAACCTAATCAACTGATAATGGATGCAACAGGTGAAGCACTT
- a CDS encoding THUMP domain-containing class I SAM-dependent RNA methyltransferase, which produces MTKEKTFKLVATAASGLEALVGKELRDLGIPCEVENGKALFEGTMETIATANLWLRTADRIKIIVGEFDAFSFDELFEKVKALPWEDYLPMDAEFPVAGKSIKSKLYSTPDCQSITKKAIVNRLREVYHRPATVPLAETGAFFQLEVALLKDHVTVTIDTTGPSLFKRGYRIEKGGAPLKENMAAALVMLTNWRKDRPFFDPVCGSGTICIEAALIGHNIAPGFNREFVCETWDWFDAAIFEKVRKEADEQADYDIELDIMGSDINGKMIEIAKANAEEIGLGDSITFKQLALHDFTTEKEYGVMVANPPYGERLGEEESVRKLYKEMGEVFRPLKTWSKYILTSDLTFEQYYGARATKKRKLYNGALRTDLFQYWGERPPRKPREE; this is translated from the coding sequence ATGACAAAAGAAAAAACATTCAAGCTTGTTGCAACTGCAGCGAGTGGTTTAGAAGCATTAGTAGGAAAAGAACTTCGTGATTTAGGGATTCCTTGTGAAGTCGAAAATGGAAAAGCCCTATTTGAAGGGACAATGGAAACGATTGCTACAGCTAACTTATGGTTACGTACGGCGGATCGAATCAAGATTATTGTTGGTGAATTCGATGCGTTTAGTTTTGATGAGTTATTTGAAAAAGTCAAAGCTTTACCTTGGGAAGATTATTTGCCAATGGATGCTGAATTTCCTGTGGCTGGTAAATCAATCAAATCTAAATTATATAGTACACCTGACTGCCAATCGATTACTAAAAAAGCAATCGTAAATCGTTTAAGAGAAGTTTATCATCGTCCAGCAACTGTGCCTTTAGCAGAAACGGGCGCATTTTTCCAACTAGAGGTAGCTCTTTTGAAAGATCATGTGACAGTTACTATCGATACAACAGGTCCTAGTTTATTTAAACGAGGCTACCGAATTGAAAAGGGTGGAGCTCCTTTGAAAGAGAACATGGCTGCGGCTTTAGTGATGCTGACAAACTGGCGTAAAGACCGTCCATTCTTTGATCCAGTTTGTGGATCGGGCACGATTTGTATTGAAGCCGCTTTGATCGGTCATAACATTGCACCTGGGTTTAATCGTGAGTTTGTTTGCGAAACGTGGGATTGGTTTGATGCAGCAATTTTTGAAAAGGTTCGGAAAGAAGCAGATGAACAAGCTGATTATGACATCGAATTAGATATTATGGGGTCAGACATCAATGGAAAAATGATTGAAATTGCAAAAGCCAATGCTGAAGAAATTGGGTTAGGCGATTCCATTACCTTCAAGCAACTAGCCTTACATGATTTTACAACAGAAAAAGAGTACGGCGTAATGGTTGCCAATCCGCCTTATGGTGAACGTTTAGGGGAAGAAGAATCTGTTCGGAAACTATATAAAGAGATGGGAGAAGTTTTCCGTCCGCTTAAAACATGGAGTAAATATATTTTGACGAGTGATTTAACCTTTGAACAATATTACGGAGCAAGAGCGACCAAGAAGAGAAAACTGTATAACGGTGCTTTACGAACTGATTTATTCCAATATTGGGGTGAAAGACCTCCAAGAAAACCAAGAGAAGAGTAG